Proteins co-encoded in one Micropterus dolomieu isolate WLL.071019.BEF.003 ecotype Adirondacks linkage group LG19, ASM2129224v1, whole genome shotgun sequence genomic window:
- the gcna gene encoding acidic repeat-containing protein isoform X1, which yields MNDDTCKLFERVAKKMGWADKGGLDTAEKKLMSTIGKTRHDATSGHRSASPVQLVFSDSEDATEKENQPSMCNDYRNKSLIESSDDDFDQFLVGQATPKSKPTSQKPRSATNKDSSNVLLLSSDDDGSFETFLQRVKTPTVKPKKISVSGSEDSFKNFIVDDLSSDDDFIETKSSFKVPKKINTPAAQQPVRRPLSQYDSPVFISDSDDDDNIVVKSTWRTRISKPKPPLSKANKNNALLSNEEESSPSLPLPPISSPVSLPPHTTPASLASPKRTLSAPSMLDESASSEEEFTSLLERLKKKNKCPSTSFSPKHTHECDKEPPVSAPLVKGLTTLASKLGDTPLRAKTLGKSTILKPTVSQTEPRHGPSSRVALCKTPGCFLQSLSNPGSSYGRNFKQNKEELTSRLYQLYNTSVFDSKLPINMSLTWNKKMRKTAGYCITGQERGGGSRYARIELSEKVCDSADRLRDTLIHEMCHAATWLINGVRDGHGNFWKLYARKATLVHPELPMVTRCHSYDIKYKFQYQCTRCQNTIGRHSKSLDTQRFVCALCTGQLVLLMPSKTRAPTPFANFVKENYGAVRQELAGLSHAEVMRKLSADFSSKTKLSES from the exons ATGAATGATGATACCTGCAAATTATTTGAAAGAGTTGCTAAAAAGATGGGTTGGGCTGACAAGGGTGGACTGGACACAGCAGAAAAAAAG CTGATGAGCACAATTGGCAAGACTCGTCATGATGCCACAAGTGGCCATCGATCGGCCTCACCTGTCCAGCTTGTCTTCTCTGACAGTGAAGATGCTACAGAGAAGGAAAACCAGCCGTCCATGTGCAACGATTACAGAAACAAGTCTTTGATCGAGTCCAGTGATGATGACTTTGATCAAT TTCTTGTGGGACAAGCTACACCGAAATCTAAACCTACCTCACAGAAACCACGTAGTGCTACAAACAAAGACAG tTCAAATGTTCTTTTGTTGAGCTCGGATGATGACGGCAGTTTCGAGACAT TTCTACAACGAGTAAAAACCCCTACGGTCAAGCCTAAGAAGATATCAGTGAGTGGGAGTGAAGATAG cTTCAAAAATTTCATAGTAGATGACCTCTCATCCGATGATGACTTTATTGAGACAAAATCATCTTTTAAAG TGCCTAAGAAGATCAATACTCCAGCAGCCCAGCAACCAGTGAGGAGACCATTGTCTCAATATGACTCCCCTGTCTTTATTAGcgacagtgatgatgatgataatattgTGGTCAAGAGCACTTGGCGGACTCGTATCTCAAAACCTAAGCCCCCGCTGTCAAAGGCTAATAAGAATAATGCTCTGCTGTCTAATGAAGAGGAGAGCTCGCCATCACTGCCTTTGCCTCCCATATCTTCTCCTGTTTCTCTTCCTCCACACACAACTCCAGCATCACTGGCTTCTCCCAAACGCACTCTTTCAGCGCCTTCTATGCTGGATGAATCAGCCAGTTCTGAGGAGGAGTTCACATCCCTACTGGAgagactgaaaaagaaaaacaagtgcCCTAGCACCTCATTTTCACCGAAGCACACCCACG AATGTGATAAGGAGCCTCCTGTGTCGGCTCCTCTTGTAAAGGGACTCACAACGCTAGCCTCTAAATTAGGGGATACACCTCTGCGTGCAAAGACATTGGGAAAATCCACCATCTTGAAGCCAACTGTCAGTCAGACAGAGCCCAGACACGGCCCCAGCAGCAG GGTAGCATTGTGTAAGACCCCAGGGTGCTTCTTGCAGTCCTTATCAAACCCTGGCTCCAGCTATGGCCGCAATTTTAAGCAGAACAAGGAAGAACTCACCAGCAGACTCTACCAGCTGTACAATACCAGTGTGTTTGACAGTAAG CTCCCCATCAACATGTCACTTACTTGGAATAAGAAAATGCGGAAAACAGCCGGTTACTGTATTACGGGGCAGGAGCGAGGTGGAGGGAGCCGCTATGCCCGCATTGAACTGTCAGAGAAAGTCTGTGATAGTGCAG ATCGTCTCAGGGACACACTGATTCATGAGATGTGTCACGCTGCAACCTGGCTGATTAATGGTGTAAGGGACGGACACGGAAACTTCTGGAAGCTGTATGCTCGCAAGGCCACTCTGGTGCATCCTGAGCTGCCCATGGTCACTCGCTGCCACAGTTATGACATAAAGTACAAATTCCAGTACCAGTGCACCCGCTGCCAGAATAC GATCGGGCGTCATTCCAAGTCCCTGGACACACAGAGGTTTGTGTGTGCCCTGTGCACAGGACAACTTGTCCTACTGATGCCTTCCAAGACACGTGCTCCCACACCCTTTGCCAACTTCGTCAAAGAGAATTATGGTGCCGTACGACAGGAGCTGGCGGGACTCAGCCATGCAGAGGTGATGCGTAAACTTAGTGCAGACTTTTCCTCCAAGACTAAACTCAGTGAAAGCTGA
- the gcna gene encoding acidic repeat-containing protein isoform X2, which produces MMIPANYLKELLKRWVGLTRVDWTQQKKKLMSTIGKTRHDATSGHRSASPVQLVFSDSEDATEKENQPSMCNDYRNKSLIESSDDDFDQFLVGQATPKSKPTSQKPRSATNKDSSNVLLLSSDDDGSFETFLQRVKTPTVKPKKISVSGSEDSFKNFIVDDLSSDDDFIETKSSFKVPKKINTPAAQQPVRRPLSQYDSPVFISDSDDDDNIVVKSTWRTRISKPKPPLSKANKNNALLSNEEESSPSLPLPPISSPVSLPPHTTPASLASPKRTLSAPSMLDESASSEEEFTSLLERLKKKNKCPSTSFSPKHTHECDKEPPVSAPLVKGLTTLASKLGDTPLRAKTLGKSTILKPTVSQTEPRHGPSSRVALCKTPGCFLQSLSNPGSSYGRNFKQNKEELTSRLYQLYNTSVFDSKLPINMSLTWNKKMRKTAGYCITGQERGGGSRYARIELSEKVCDSADRLRDTLIHEMCHAATWLINGVRDGHGNFWKLYARKATLVHPELPMVTRCHSYDIKYKFQYQCTRCQNTIGRHSKSLDTQRFVCALCTGQLVLLMPSKTRAPTPFANFVKENYGAVRQELAGLSHAEVMRKLSADFSSKTKLSES; this is translated from the exons ATGATGATACCTGCAAATTATTTGAAAGAGTTGCTAAAAAGATGGGTTGGGCTGACAAGGGTGGACTGGACACAGCAGAAAAAAA AGCTGATGAGCACAATTGGCAAGACTCGTCATGATGCCACAAGTGGCCATCGATCGGCCTCACCTGTCCAGCTTGTCTTCTCTGACAGTGAAGATGCTACAGAGAAGGAAAACCAGCCGTCCATGTGCAACGATTACAGAAACAAGTCTTTGATCGAGTCCAGTGATGATGACTTTGATCAAT TTCTTGTGGGACAAGCTACACCGAAATCTAAACCTACCTCACAGAAACCACGTAGTGCTACAAACAAAGACAG tTCAAATGTTCTTTTGTTGAGCTCGGATGATGACGGCAGTTTCGAGACAT TTCTACAACGAGTAAAAACCCCTACGGTCAAGCCTAAGAAGATATCAGTGAGTGGGAGTGAAGATAG cTTCAAAAATTTCATAGTAGATGACCTCTCATCCGATGATGACTTTATTGAGACAAAATCATCTTTTAAAG TGCCTAAGAAGATCAATACTCCAGCAGCCCAGCAACCAGTGAGGAGACCATTGTCTCAATATGACTCCCCTGTCTTTATTAGcgacagtgatgatgatgataatattgTGGTCAAGAGCACTTGGCGGACTCGTATCTCAAAACCTAAGCCCCCGCTGTCAAAGGCTAATAAGAATAATGCTCTGCTGTCTAATGAAGAGGAGAGCTCGCCATCACTGCCTTTGCCTCCCATATCTTCTCCTGTTTCTCTTCCTCCACACACAACTCCAGCATCACTGGCTTCTCCCAAACGCACTCTTTCAGCGCCTTCTATGCTGGATGAATCAGCCAGTTCTGAGGAGGAGTTCACATCCCTACTGGAgagactgaaaaagaaaaacaagtgcCCTAGCACCTCATTTTCACCGAAGCACACCCACG AATGTGATAAGGAGCCTCCTGTGTCGGCTCCTCTTGTAAAGGGACTCACAACGCTAGCCTCTAAATTAGGGGATACACCTCTGCGTGCAAAGACATTGGGAAAATCCACCATCTTGAAGCCAACTGTCAGTCAGACAGAGCCCAGACACGGCCCCAGCAGCAG GGTAGCATTGTGTAAGACCCCAGGGTGCTTCTTGCAGTCCTTATCAAACCCTGGCTCCAGCTATGGCCGCAATTTTAAGCAGAACAAGGAAGAACTCACCAGCAGACTCTACCAGCTGTACAATACCAGTGTGTTTGACAGTAAG CTCCCCATCAACATGTCACTTACTTGGAATAAGAAAATGCGGAAAACAGCCGGTTACTGTATTACGGGGCAGGAGCGAGGTGGAGGGAGCCGCTATGCCCGCATTGAACTGTCAGAGAAAGTCTGTGATAGTGCAG ATCGTCTCAGGGACACACTGATTCATGAGATGTGTCACGCTGCAACCTGGCTGATTAATGGTGTAAGGGACGGACACGGAAACTTCTGGAAGCTGTATGCTCGCAAGGCCACTCTGGTGCATCCTGAGCTGCCCATGGTCACTCGCTGCCACAGTTATGACATAAAGTACAAATTCCAGTACCAGTGCACCCGCTGCCAGAATAC GATCGGGCGTCATTCCAAGTCCCTGGACACACAGAGGTTTGTGTGTGCCCTGTGCACAGGACAACTTGTCCTACTGATGCCTTCCAAGACACGTGCTCCCACACCCTTTGCCAACTTCGTCAAAGAGAATTATGGTGCCGTACGACAGGAGCTGGCGGGACTCAGCCATGCAGAGGTGATGCGTAAACTTAGTGCAGACTTTTCCTCCAAGACTAAACTCAGTGAAAGCTGA